From a single Paenibacillus sp. FSL R5-0345 genomic region:
- a CDS encoding GNAT family N-acetyltransferase, protein MVVIKEIEWESLHELGDLYQELMDHPSDPNKFEQVFKVIKADSRYILLGAFVDGELMGSLMGIVCHDLVGDCKPFMVIENVVVSSRARRQGVGKKLMLAIEEMAHERGCFYIILVSGEKRKEAHIFYESLGYRDEKVEGYRKHLSSH, encoded by the coding sequence ATGGTTGTTATTAAAGAAATAGAATGGGAGTCTCTCCATGAACTTGGTGATTTATACCAGGAGTTGATGGATCATCCCTCGGATCCTAATAAATTTGAACAAGTATTTAAAGTGATTAAGGCAGATAGTCGGTATATATTGTTGGGCGCTTTTGTGGATGGGGAGTTGATGGGGTCTTTGATGGGGATTGTCTGTCATGACCTAGTAGGGGATTGCAAACCGTTTATGGTGATTGAGAATGTGGTAGTGTCATCGCGTGCCCGTCGTCAAGGTGTGGGCAAAAAACTGATGCTCGCCATCGAAGAAATGGCTCATGAGAGAGGCTGCTTTTATATCATTTTAGTCTCAGGAGAAAAGCGGAAGGAAGCGCATATTTTTTATGAATCCTTAGGGTATAGAGATGAGAAGGTAGAGGGGTACCGGAAACATCTAAGTTCCCATTAA
- a CDS encoding DinB family protein has product MQTFFQYNWMVREQWYEWCESISEEELLEARIGGVGSILKTLFHIVDVEWSWIQVLQGKPDFQEDFELYKSLQQVRMLDAKFRPDVEPFVLSWHEGLERNIFEDHLADGRIVTDTWGEVMRHVIAHEIHHVGQLSVWAREIGKEPVSANLIGKGLR; this is encoded by the coding sequence TTGCAAACATTTTTTCAATATAACTGGATGGTTCGTGAACAATGGTACGAGTGGTGTGAGAGTATTTCTGAGGAAGAGCTACTTGAGGCACGTATTGGCGGTGTAGGCAGTATATTGAAGACACTCTTCCATATTGTTGATGTGGAATGGAGCTGGATTCAAGTATTGCAAGGGAAACCGGATTTTCAGGAGGACTTTGAGCTTTACAAGTCTTTGCAGCAGGTTAGGATGCTGGATGCGAAGTTCCGGCCCGATGTGGAACCCTTTGTACTGTCTTGGCATGAGGGTTTAGAACGGAATATTTTTGAGGATCACTTGGCGGATGGACGGATCGTGACGGATACTTGGGGCGAAGTGATGCGCCATGTGATCGCTCATGAGATTCATCATGTCGGACAGTTGTCCGTTTGGGCAAGGGAAATTGGGAAGGAGCCAGTTTCTGCTAATTTGATTGGGAAAGGGCTCCGATGA
- a CDS encoding ABC transporter substrate-binding protein, whose amino-acid sequence MKLHNQYLKLHSQFGGAAEISVTMDELAFTFGCTHRNAMHIVNKMIQLEWVQWTPKRGRGSRSLLQFLVPSEEIALQSMMQAISRKDVHKAIEGIKTHASSSSLQDTLQGWLLTYFGHHSEIRSDKQIDTLRLPITQQLHTFDPLHMNLLAESFVSSHVFDGLVRRSGERDKIVPSLAHAWEVDESRTIWTFFLRKEVLFHHGKVLTAKDVVYSLGRLMRTSKRTLYSYIFKEIQQVHALNPSTVQITLKQPNELFLPFLCTSRAAIVPRDLEGMDESNFGRRPVGTGPFKVVDMNEDTCVLEVFPYYFQGRAHLDRVEILYVPWDTETDSSDTGSAFHVIQNPSSTNSSSWSRIHSESYIRKFVTCNTQKKGPLSDPLLRAKIVSCLIDDSISVSHNSIEDQEISLQISTIPQYASDAEFIATKLGRQGYSCTVVSVSPEEFKGPVRLESDLIVFSLFRDEDEQLRLFDLYLTLSQHIEPHTRADIEGWLYTIAREPNPEARSESFRIIENRLLEEHHLYILYEKPTQTAYLPSVRGVSFNSQGWVDLRHLWFPPLLSSDSTT is encoded by the coding sequence ATGAAGCTGCATAACCAATATTTAAAACTTCACTCTCAGTTTGGGGGAGCGGCAGAAATCTCAGTTACAATGGATGAACTAGCATTCACCTTCGGATGTACACATCGAAATGCCATGCATATTGTGAATAAAATGATACAGCTCGAATGGGTACAATGGACACCTAAGCGAGGACGGGGAAGTCGTTCCTTATTACAGTTCCTTGTCCCCTCTGAAGAAATTGCACTGCAATCCATGATGCAGGCCATTAGCCGTAAAGATGTTCACAAAGCGATTGAAGGCATCAAAACCCATGCCAGCTCATCTTCACTGCAGGATACATTGCAAGGTTGGCTGTTGACCTATTTTGGGCATCATTCCGAAATACGTAGTGATAAACAGATTGATACCCTTCGACTTCCCATCACCCAGCAGCTGCACACCTTCGATCCACTCCATATGAATCTATTGGCGGAGTCCTTTGTTTCCAGTCATGTTTTCGACGGACTAGTGAGACGCAGCGGGGAACGGGATAAGATTGTACCTAGTCTTGCTCATGCCTGGGAAGTGGATGAAAGCCGTACGATCTGGACTTTTTTTCTGCGCAAGGAAGTCTTGTTCCATCACGGAAAAGTACTGACTGCCAAAGATGTAGTCTATTCCTTAGGACGGTTAATGCGAACCTCTAAGCGGACGCTCTATAGTTATATTTTCAAAGAAATCCAGCAGGTTCACGCACTAAATCCATCTACCGTACAAATTACTCTTAAGCAGCCTAACGAGCTATTTCTCCCATTTTTGTGTACGAGCAGAGCCGCTATTGTACCGCGTGATTTAGAAGGAATGGACGAATCTAACTTTGGTCGCAGACCGGTGGGGACGGGGCCATTCAAGGTTGTGGACATGAACGAGGACACCTGTGTGCTGGAGGTTTTTCCTTATTATTTTCAAGGAAGAGCTCATTTAGATCGGGTCGAAATACTCTATGTTCCATGGGATACCGAGACAGATTCCTCAGATACAGGTTCGGCTTTTCATGTGATTCAGAACCCATCATCTACCAACTCTTCGTCTTGGAGCCGAATTCATTCGGAGTCCTACATTCGTAAATTTGTGACCTGCAATACACAAAAAAAAGGACCGCTTAGCGACCCCCTTCTTAGGGCAAAGATTGTATCCTGTTTAATAGACGATTCAATATCTGTATCGCATAATTCAATAGAAGACCAAGAAATCTCGCTGCAAATATCCACTATTCCGCAATATGCTAGCGATGCTGAATTTATTGCTACCAAGCTAGGGCGGCAAGGCTATTCATGTACGGTTGTTTCTGTATCTCCAGAGGAATTCAAAGGCCCGGTTCGACTGGAGTCTGACCTGATTGTTTTCTCATTATTTCGCGACGAGGATGAACAGCTTCGCTTATTTGATTTATACCTCACGCTCTCCCAGCATATAGAACCGCATACCCGGGCGGATATTGAAGGCTGGCTCTATACCATTGCAAGGGAACCTAATCCTGAAGCTAGATCGGAGAGCTTTAGAATTATCGAGAACCGTCTTCTTGAGGAGCATCATTTGTACATCTTGTATGAAAAACCTACTCAGACTGCTTATTTGCCCTCTGTCCGAGGCGTAAGCTTCAATAGTCAAGGCTGGGTTGATCTTCGCCATTTGTGGTTTCCGCCGCTGCTCTCCAGTGACAGCACTACATGA
- a CDS encoding DUF4153 domain-containing protein, producing the protein MTDETELKLNRSLSALIVAFLLAIVHQLLFYGKLPGVSYPIFVCLFYAYMLYYAKAKLRKLTKFSYFWFGAIFLLSLTYVFFHNLFYFGLNLLVIPVLILLHMTYLLSDKHPSWSKFKVLWDTLEHVIPQNFRHWGTVFKDIKSSSDRKVKDERKQVLGKVFTGLAISLPILLVVITLLASADGVFHHVLIWLPNMLDRISFGEIIVRALWIFLMGMGFFGLVWGFVDSKIYDWEVQPKEYGPVLAPLTFKVDPVIMTTILIAINTVYVLFVIVQFTYLFGAWEGILPEGSSYADYARSGFFELIMVTAINFIILMLALGSEGKRGGMLQKVINILLYILVGCSTVMLYSAFTRLTLYEEAYGYTTIRFLVHAFMIFMGLLLILAAMRIAVQRLPLAKCYIVLGMVSYVVMNYIGMDVIIANKNMERYEVSGKLDANYLVGLSPEVIPSLIKFSRKEDGMLDQFLKNERWDGAQRERKWQSFNIPEYRAQRELEKYFAQ; encoded by the coding sequence ATGACCGATGAAACGGAGCTTAAGCTTAATCGATCACTTTCCGCTTTAATTGTTGCCTTCTTACTAGCGATTGTTCATCAGTTGTTGTTCTACGGAAAGTTGCCGGGGGTATCTTATCCTATTTTTGTTTGTCTGTTTTATGCATATATGCTTTATTACGCTAAGGCTAAACTGCGTAAACTCACCAAATTCAGTTACTTCTGGTTCGGAGCGATTTTTTTACTTTCGTTGACCTATGTATTCTTTCATAATCTATTTTACTTTGGGTTGAACCTGTTAGTAATCCCGGTGCTGATTTTATTACATATGACTTATCTCCTAAGTGATAAACACCCCTCTTGGAGCAAGTTCAAAGTGCTTTGGGATACACTTGAGCATGTGATTCCACAGAACTTTCGTCACTGGGGTACTGTGTTTAAGGACATCAAAAGTAGCAGTGATCGTAAGGTGAAGGATGAGCGCAAGCAGGTGTTGGGGAAAGTGTTTACTGGGCTTGCGATCTCTTTACCGATACTGCTTGTTGTGATTACCCTGCTTGCCTCGGCCGATGGCGTGTTTCATCATGTGCTAATTTGGCTGCCAAATATGCTCGATCGGATTTCATTTGGTGAAATTATTGTTCGGGCGCTCTGGATATTCCTAATGGGGATGGGGTTTTTCGGGTTAGTATGGGGCTTTGTAGATTCGAAGATCTATGACTGGGAGGTGCAGCCTAAGGAGTATGGCCCCGTGCTTGCGCCTCTCACCTTTAAGGTTGACCCAGTAATTATGACGACAATTCTTATAGCCATTAACACGGTATATGTTCTGTTCGTAATCGTGCAGTTTACTTACTTGTTTGGGGCCTGGGAAGGTATTTTACCAGAGGGGAGTTCCTATGCTGATTACGCTCGTAGTGGATTTTTTGAGCTAATTATGGTGACCGCGATTAATTTCATTATTTTAATGCTGGCATTGGGATCGGAAGGAAAAAGGGGCGGGATGCTCCAAAAAGTCATTAATATCCTATTGTATATCTTGGTCGGTTGTTCAACTGTAATGTTATATTCCGCCTTTACTAGACTGACTTTATATGAAGAGGCGTATGGCTATACTACGATTCGATTCCTAGTACATGCTTTTATGATTTTTATGGGATTGCTGTTGATTCTTGCAGCAATGCGGATAGCTGTTCAGCGTTTGCCACTGGCTAAATGTTATATTGTGCTGGGTATGGTCTCTTATGTTGTAATGAACTATATCGGGATGGACGTTATTATCGCTAATAAGAATATGGAGCGTTATGAGGTAAGCGGTAAGCTGGATGCAAATTATTTGGTGGGCTTATCACCAGAGGTTATTCCTTCACTGATTAAATTCAGCCGTAAGGAAGACGGGATGCTGGATCAATTTTTGAAAAATGAACGCTGGGACGGTGCTCAAAGAGAGCGGAAGTGGCAGTCTTTTAATATCCCGGAATATCGAGCACAGCGCGAGCTGGAAAAATATTTTGCACAGTAA
- a CDS encoding Crp/Fnr family transcriptional regulator — translation MQTINDREAVRALAVKNGLDGIFSPMVTHKMELRRYADEEKLCLVGDQLDGMFLLVEGKLKIQTLLPNGKSMLVRFTNPMSVIGDVELLHRFPVKNQVESVGESLILFAGRRLLLRELEENTALLRFLVGELSHKLHTLGQASALNLLYPVENRFASYLMSLFADHSGGRRVEEIRTSSLIETAELLGTSYRHLNRIVRRFIDEGIITRNRGRLSVLDEGKLAELANGNLYE, via the coding sequence ATGCAAACGATAAATGACCGTGAAGCTGTCCGTGCCTTGGCAGTGAAGAACGGTCTGGACGGAATTTTTAGCCCAATGGTAACTCACAAAATGGAACTGAGACGTTATGCAGATGAAGAGAAGCTGTGCTTGGTTGGCGATCAATTAGATGGGATGTTCCTTTTGGTCGAAGGCAAGCTTAAAATTCAAACGCTGCTGCCGAATGGAAAATCTATGCTGGTACGTTTTACAAATCCGATGTCTGTGATCGGGGATGTGGAGCTGCTACACCGATTTCCTGTCAAAAACCAGGTAGAGTCCGTTGGAGAGAGCCTGATTCTTTTTGCCGGGAGGAGACTTCTGCTTAGGGAGCTTGAGGAAAATACAGCATTATTGCGTTTTTTAGTTGGAGAGCTTAGTCATAAGCTGCATACGCTCGGCCAAGCCTCTGCACTTAACCTGTTATACCCAGTGGAGAATCGGTTTGCTAGTTATTTGATGTCTTTATTCGCAGATCATAGCGGAGGACGACGAGTAGAGGAGATTCGGACCTCAAGCCTGATTGAGACAGCTGAGCTGCTAGGAACAAGTTATCGTCATCTTAACCGGATTGTGCGTCGTTTCATTGATGAAGGAATCATTACACGAAATCGTGGGCGCTTAAGCGTACTGGATGAAGGAAAGCTGGCAGAGCTGGCGAACGGGAATTTATACGAATAA
- a CDS encoding methyl-accepting chemotaxis protein codes for MFRNIRGKIVLGFTAVIIVFLVAIAGNTLFQGKATMLTDQVNRNWNKLSLVQGLTDKIRTADELGARYVMSNTDAERKSYLSKYEETLPLIENAFTELESARLSEEDLKGVTELKGKWNDYLIVLKEAFALAKDGNFPEAQKKFTNLSLDSMIESQIVFQNMLVEEIQIGQSQAESHRSNALITSFGVTGLSVALALILALIISGRIIKPLRDVNTQLREIADGDADLTRKLKVQSKDEIGELAFNFNKMTENLGSMIEQVKLSANSLANSSTNLTSDSGVTAGATERISDIMGEVASGTAKQMNDLQTNTITISEISLGIGQIASSVQDISEASHRSASFAIAGDESLQAAGQQMESINRSIQSLSQQVQGFVNRSQEIGSIVAVIKGIASQTNMLALNATIEAARAGEQGRGFAVVADQVRKLAEQSAESANQIAEMASGIQSEADDAMKVMVGSMSEVRGGTEIIQQAGRSFSEIRLSIDSLAEQVQEVSGAVEEITAATEEIVESLRNVTEIAETTAASTQHVSAASQEQMASVEQIASSASELNLMAHGLQGLVARFNV; via the coding sequence ATGTTCAGAAATATTCGTGGAAAAATAGTATTGGGATTTACTGCTGTGATTATAGTCTTTCTAGTGGCAATAGCAGGAAACACTTTGTTTCAGGGAAAGGCTACGATGCTGACAGATCAGGTCAATCGCAACTGGAACAAGCTGTCGCTTGTTCAGGGATTAACGGATAAAATTCGTACAGCAGATGAGCTAGGGGCTCGTTATGTGATGAGCAACACAGATGCTGAACGGAAATCATATCTGTCTAAGTATGAAGAGACGCTTCCATTAATTGAGAATGCTTTTACAGAGCTGGAGAGTGCTAGATTAAGTGAAGAAGACTTAAAGGGTGTAACGGAACTGAAGGGGAAATGGAATGATTATTTGATCGTTTTAAAGGAAGCCTTCGCGTTAGCCAAGGATGGAAACTTCCCGGAAGCGCAGAAGAAATTCACAAATTTATCTTTAGATTCAATGATTGAATCTCAAATTGTGTTTCAGAATATGCTTGTGGAGGAAATACAGATTGGGCAGAGTCAAGCAGAATCCCATCGTAGCAACGCATTGATTACTAGCTTTGGTGTGACCGGATTATCGGTAGCTCTTGCCCTGATCCTTGCGTTAATCATATCAGGACGAATTATTAAACCCCTCCGTGATGTGAACACACAGCTTAGGGAGATTGCAGATGGAGATGCTGATCTAACGCGTAAGTTAAAGGTCCAGTCTAAAGATGAGATCGGAGAACTGGCTTTTAATTTTAATAAAATGACAGAAAATTTGGGATCAATGATTGAACAAGTGAAGCTATCAGCGAATAGTCTCGCGAATTCCTCTACAAATCTTACCTCAGATAGTGGAGTGACAGCAGGTGCCACAGAACGAATATCGGATATTATGGGTGAAGTAGCTTCAGGAACAGCTAAACAGATGAATGATTTACAGACCAATACAATTACAATCTCAGAAATATCGTTAGGAATCGGTCAAATTGCCTCCAGTGTTCAGGATATTTCTGAAGCCTCGCATCGTTCTGCATCTTTTGCTATTGCCGGAGATGAATCACTTCAAGCAGCAGGGCAGCAGATGGAATCCATTAATCGATCCATACAATCTTTGTCACAGCAAGTGCAAGGCTTTGTGAATCGATCACAAGAAATTGGCAGTATTGTTGCTGTCATAAAAGGGATTGCTTCGCAGACGAATATGTTGGCGCTAAATGCGACAATTGAGGCAGCCCGCGCGGGTGAGCAAGGTAGAGGTTTCGCTGTAGTTGCCGATCAAGTTCGTAAACTGGCAGAGCAATCCGCAGAATCTGCGAATCAAATTGCGGAAATGGCGAGCGGAATTCAAAGTGAAGCAGATGATGCCATGAAGGTTATGGTGGGTAGTATGAGTGAAGTTAGGGGAGGCACGGAGATTATTCAGCAGGCTGGACGTTCTTTTAGTGAGATTCGGTTATCTATAGATTCACTGGCCGAACAGGTTCAGGAAGTATCCGGAGCTGTGGAAGAGATCACAGCGGCAACGGAAGAGATTGTGGAATCTCTTCGAAATGTTACGGAAATTGCAGAAACTACTGCAGCAAGTACACAGCATGTGTCGGCAGCATCGCAAGAGCAAATGGCCTCGGTGGAACAAATTGCTTCCTCTGCAAGTGAATTGAACTTAATGGCTCATGGACTACAGGGGTTGGTAGCTAGATTTAATGTATAG